Below is a window of Mycoplasma sp. Mirounga ES2805-ORL DNA.
AGGATTTGCAGTTCAAATTTCTACAGCAACTTTTTTATATTTCGGATAAATGAAATGAATCATTATATTAACAATAAATATATATTGTAAACTTGTATATTCTCTAAGACCAAAGATAACACCAGGTTTTACAGTAACAACTTCATGTTTTACTCCACCAATCATTTCAATAGAATTAGTTGCGAGATGTGGAGCATGAGGTTTTACAAATGCAAATATTAATAAGAATGTTATTGTTGTTAAAAATGAAATAATATATAAGATTGAAGAAATATTTTTTTGTTTTTTAGTTGAAAAATAATATGCAATTATATCCGTCCCACCAGTTGAACCACCATGTTTTCAAGCAATAGAAATTGCAAAACCTAAAAATACTGAACCTATAAGACCATTAAGAAATATTGGTCATTGATCCGGATTTTCATATTTTGTTATAACATGAGTTACTGGATCCTTGAATTCAAGTATCGAATTTCATCCGGGAGAAATATTAATTCTTTCCTTAATGAAATTTTCAACAGCTGGTATTGTTGTAAAAAATAAATTAGTAATTATTTGGAATAGCATGAAAGCTATTGTTAGAAATGTAAAACTTTTTTTAGATCTCCAACTAAAAATTAAAAATAGAGGTATATTAGTGGCTAAATATATTGCAGCAAATCAAGGTTCAACATTAGGATGCAATATTATGGCTAAAACAGCAATACCTGAAATACCACTAGGAACTGTATTAGCTTTATTTAAAAATGCAATAACTCCAAAGTTAAAAATAATAGCAGCAATAAACATATAAGTTAATTTAATAGAAATATCTTTTATAAATCTTTTGCGTCTATTAATGTCTTTTTTATTTTGAACATTCTTATCGCTTTTATAAATAAATAATTCTAGGTTCTTAACGTCTAAGTCTTCATCATTATCTGCTTCATCCGCATTATTTATTTCTTCAAGTTTTGTTACAATAAGTTTTTTTTCTTCAATAGCATATTTATTTTCTTTTTCTAAAAATGTTTTTTCCATAACTATTCCTTAATAATACGTTTTTGTATATTTTAGTTTACTTTTGGTTTTTACATAACAAATTTAAGAAATAATTATTATTGTTTAAGTTTTAAAATTAATTATATTGAAAACATATAAAGATTAGTAAAAATTTATGTCCGCAACATGTGTAATTAGATTTGCTCCTGACTTTATCAAAAAAGTGTTTCCATCATTATAATTTGAACTAGGATAACAATAAACATCTTTATTGTTATTGGCAAATGCTGTTGCCAAATTAATTATTCCACTATCGTGTTTTGAATTATAGATTATTAAAAATTCAGCTAGCATACTTGCTAAATTATTTCTATCTTTAAATCTTTGTAACTTTGGATTGGTGCTAGGGGGATAGACAGATATATAAAGTTCATTTTCAAAATCCTTGTAATCATTAAAAAAATCATGTCCAAAAGCTAAAAGATGAATTACTGGTTTTTTGTATTTACGATAAAAGTTTAATATTTCTTGCTCTAAATTTTTAAAACCACTAGAAATGAAGTTGTGCGTATAAATCAATTTATTTAACGATTTATGCAAATTTTTCAATGTTAATTCATTAATTATATCTCCTGTTAAACATGCAAGTCTATTATTAATAAGATTAATATTTCCTCTATAAAAAAATACTAAAGGAGAATATTTATATTCCTTTAGAAAAAAAGGATACTTATCATCTAATATTGTTAGATATTTTATATTCTTTATTTTTAAAATAGTTAAAACTTCTTCAATTCGTTCATTTGATACTTTCTCTTTATTTAGCAATGCTTTGTTTATCTTTGATAAATTGCCTTCATAAAGATAACTAAAATAAACTAATAGCTCTTTCATTTAATATTCCTTTCACATTTTTTTATAGCCTTTTATCTATTTAAAATTATGAAATGGAAAATATTTTTAAAATAAAAGTTACCCAATTGGGTAACTAAGGATTTTAATTTTGTTTTAATTAGAATTCTTCTTCAACAGTTTCTTCATCAACATCAACAAATTCATCAGCAGGGGCATCAGGGTTTTCTCCTCCACTTACTGTTGCATTAATTTGTGAAATATAATCATCTATTTCGATTAACATATCTCTTAATTTGTCAATTTCTTTTGCTTGAATTCATTCTTCAATTTCTTTTATCTTTGTTTCAAGTTCAGTAACTTGTTCTTCATTAAATGTTTCAGCGTGTTCATCTAATAATTTCTTCAATTTAACGACAACTGCTGTTGCTCTATTAATAATTTCAATGTGTTGTGCTTTTTCAGCATCAGCTTCTCTGTTCTTTTCTGCTTCTTCAATCATTTTTTTAATTTCTTCTTCAGTAAGTTTTGAAGAGTTCTTGATTGTAATACTTTGTTCTTTACCTGTATCTTTATCTTTAGCAGAAACCTTAACAATACCGTTAGCATCAATGCTAAATGTAACTTCGATTTGAGGTTCACCTGATCTAGCAGGTCTAATTCCTGATAAATTAAATTGACCTAATGATTTATTTTGGATTGCTAAAGGTCTTTCACCTTGAACAATTTTAATTGTTACATCTGTTTGATTATCAGAATATGTTGTAAATATTTGTGATTTATTTGCAGGAATAGCTGTATTTTTTGAAATCATAGGTGTTGCAATACCACCAGCAGTTTCAATACTTAATGTTAGAGGTGTAACATCGACAAGAAGAATATCATCAATATCACCAGCTAATACAGCACCTTGGATAGCTGCACCTGAAGCAACAACTTCATCAGGGTTAACTGTTTTATTTGGAGAAGTTCCTAACATTTCTTTAACTAACTCTTGAACAGCTGGAATACGTGTAGAACCACCCACTAAAAGAACATCATTGATTTCAGATAATTTCAATTTTGCGTCTTTAAGTGCTGTTTGAATAGGTTTTTTACATCTTTCAACTAGTTTTTCAGTCATATGTTCAAATTCAGCACGTGTTAATTCTAAGTCAACATTAACTGGTTCGCCAGAAGATGTTTGAGCTAAGAAAGGAAGGATAATACTTGCTTTCTTAGATGAAGATAAATCTATTTTTGCTTTTTCAGCAGCTGTTTTTAAACGAGCCATAGCCATTTTTGTTTTTGTAATATCAATTTTGTATTTTGATTTAATTTGATCAACTAATCAGCTAACAACTTCGTTATCTCAGTCATCACCACCAAGTCTATTGTCCCCTGATGTAGAAAGAACTTTAAATGTTCCTTCTGCTAATTCTAATATAGAAACGTCAAATGTACCACCACCTAAGTCAAATACAAGTACTTTCTTTTCATCTTCAGTTTTATCTAAACCGAATGATAAAGCAGCAGCGGTTGGTTCATTAATAATACGCAACACATCTAAACCAGCTATTTTACCAGCGGTTTTAGTTGCTTCACGTTGTGCATTATCAAAATATGCAGGAACAGTAATAACTGCTTTTTCAATTTTGTGTCCAACTTTTTCTTCTGCATATTTTTTAAGGTGTTCAAGAATCATAGCCGAAATTTGTTCGGGTGTATATTCCTTACCATTTGCTTTAACTTTTTTGTTTGTACCAATTAATCTTTTAATAGATGCGATGGTATCTGGGTTAGTTTCAATTTGGTTTTTAGCATTATCACCAACAATAATTTCCCCATCTTTAAATGCTACAACACTAGGTGTAGTTCTCTTACCGTTATAGTTTTCAAGAATAACCGGTTGTCCATTTTCAACTATAGCAGCAACAGAGTTTGTTGTTCCTAAGTCAATTCCTAATACAACTTCTTTCGCCATATTTAGTCCCTTTCTTTTTATAAGTTTTTAAATTTTATAATGTAATTTTATCACTATTTTGGCACTTAACAAATATAAGTGCTAATTTTTTTACAAAGTTTTTTTAAGGATAAACACATCTAACCATCTAACATTGGATTTCATATAAATATATTAAATAAGGTAAATAATCAAGGTTACATATTATTAGATTATATAAGGTATATTTAAAATATATAAAATTACTATTTATAGATTTTTCTATTGAATAAAATAAAAAAAATAACACGTATTTAATTATTAACGTGATATCTTTTTAAAATCTGTGGCCAACTTCATAGCGATTTGGTAAAGGGTAGTGAAATTGTTCTCTCGATGCTTTAGTCATATATTCTTGTTGTCTCAATAAAGGTCAAATATCTCTTTGAAGTCTTCCGCTGAATCTATCAGTTATAAAAGGTCTTCAATCTTGAAGGTAGAATTCATAGTTGAATGGAATAATTTCTTTATTACCGTATTTATCCATATCCTTGCCTTTGTTATTATCATCTCATGTTAAATCGAGATATACTCATTTTTGTTTATTTTCTAATCAAACATTAGATCAAGCATGTGGTTCAACATTGCCACCAGCGTGAAATGCGTTCCCTATAACATAGTTAGATTTCATATTAATAAATGTTGTAAATAAATTAAATGTTCTTGAATAAGTTTCACAAACGCCTTTATAATCTTGACCATCAACTATCGCGTAAGGATTTCTAATTCTTCAATTTATACCTCTTGGATCAGCATTAAATTCATTAATAGCGTATTTGATTCTATGGCAAATAAAATTGTGAATAGCTCTAATTTTCTGCTCATCACTAAAATCATTTGAAATAATTTGAGGTATTACATCTAATAGTCATAATTTAATTTCTTTATATTCGACAGAGCTGAATCTATTTGGAAAGGGAACACTTAATAAATTATAGTTTTTATCAAGAACTATCTCATTTCATTCACCATGTTCATAGCTTGCACCAACTCCTGAAAAGGCCCCTCAACTACCTGCGTAGTCATATCATATTTTAGTAATAACAGCATCATAGTATGAGTTTTCACCTGTACCATACTCTAGTTGGTTTGAGGGGTATTTCTTTCTTGCTATTTTGATTAAGTTTTCAACATAGAAATCACCAGGTTGAAATTTAGCAGCCGAAAATCCAGTTTCCACTAACTCACGTCTAACTTTTTTAATTTCTTCAGTTTTGCCCTCTTCAATAAATAGTAAATTTTCTAAATTAGGTTTATATCCTTTAGATATATCAAAAACTAAATCCCTATTTCTTAATTGATAATCTATAAATTCATTAATTTGTTTATAAACAACTGTTTTTAAATATTTAATACCACTAGGACTGCATGCATTTATTCATTTTTGTATTTTTTGTTGAGTAGGGTTTTCAAAAAAGTCCTTGTATAAAGATCTAAAATGAGTTGACTCTCCACTAGCTATAGATGGTGTTTTCTCTTGTGCATTTAAAAATTCTTCAAGAGATTTTTTAAAATATTCAAAATCTTTATAGTCATAATAAATTAAAATGTTTTGCGAAAAAATGTCTTCAAGTTTTTTAAATAAGTTAATGCCTTCATTTCACAAAGAAGCTTTTTCTCCAGATAGCTCTTTAGGAGTTATGGATAATAAATTATCACTATTTCCGAAAATATCGTGAAATCTTTTAGTAAATTTACTTTGCAAACTAATGGATTTTGGATTCTTTGACCTATAAATTCCATGAGAATCTACTTGAAACTTATTGTTATTTTCAGTAAAAATTGGCTTGGTTTTGCTTTCATTTTCAACTTTCTCAAAGATAAAACCATTATTTTCTTTAACATCTGGATCTAGTTTTTCTTTTGCTGAATTATTATTACAAGATACTAATATTAAAATAGATCCTACCAAAGGGGTAATAAAACCCATCTTTTTAAAAATATTCAATTTCATTTAATCTCCTATTTGCCTAATTTTTGTCTTTAGTAACATATGTACTTTTGTAAGGATGCATATTTTCAAGTTTAGGTAATTCAAAAAGCTGTTTATTATTAAACTCTTTTTCTAACTCATTCATAAGAAAGTATCAATAATTAACATTTCTTACAAAAACATCATCTGTTCCGTCAGACCATTTTTTGTTGATTAAACTACTTTTCAATATGCCACCATACTGATCATGTTGTTTAGCAAATGTCTCTCACGGTTGTAAATAGTACTCATATTTAAATGGAATAATTAAACTATTATTAAATGGATTTTTTGACTGATTATCATAGCTATTATCATCCCATGTTAAATCAATTCAAAGATATTTATTTTGAGTTCTTGAGTAAACTAAATTTCATGCATGAGGTTCTGAATTAGCAATAGAC
It encodes the following:
- a CDS encoding YitT family protein — protein: MEKTFLEKENKYAIEEKKLIVTKLEEINNADEADNDEDLDVKNLELFIYKSDKNVQNKKDINRRKRFIKDISIKLTYMFIAAIIFNFGVIAFLNKANTVPSGISGIAVLAIILHPNVEPWFAAIYLATNIPLFLIFSWRSKKSFTFLTIAFMLFQIITNLFFTTIPAVENFIKERINISPGWNSILEFKDPVTHVITKYENPDQWPIFLNGLIGSVFLGFAISIAWKHGGSTGGTDIIAYYFSTKKQKNISSILYIISFLTTITFLLIFAFVKPHAPHLATNSIEMIGGVKHEVVTVKPGVIFGLREYTSLQYIFIVNIMIHFIYPKYKKVAVEIWTANPKKTIKFLKVIEYWHAYSIHTAESGYTGKPVYKIETTMLLFETKPFIKDLRRLDPTLWINVKKVHSIIGQFNTKFVDE
- a CDS encoding DNA-processing protein DprA — protein: MKELLVYFSYLYEGNLSKINKALLNKEKVSNERIEEVLTILKIKNIKYLTILDDKYPFFLKEYKYSPLVFFYRGNINLINNRLACLTGDIINELTLKNLHKSLNKLIYTHNFISSGFKNLEQEILNFYRKYKKPVIHLLAFGHDFFNDYKDFENELYISVYPPSTNPKLQRFKDRNNLASMLAEFLIIYNSKHDSGIINLATAFANNNKDVYCYPSSNYNDGNTFLIKSGANLITHVADINFY
- the dnaK gene encoding molecular chaperone DnaK, producing the protein MAKEVVLGIDLGTTNSVAAIVENGQPVILENYNGKRTTPSVVAFKDGEIIVGDNAKNQIETNPDTIASIKRLIGTNKKVKANGKEYTPEQISAMILEHLKKYAEEKVGHKIEKAVITVPAYFDNAQREATKTAGKIAGLDVLRIINEPTAAALSFGLDKTEDEKKVLVFDLGGGTFDVSILELAEGTFKVLSTSGDNRLGGDDWDNEVVSWLVDQIKSKYKIDITKTKMAMARLKTAAEKAKIDLSSSKKASIILPFLAQTSSGEPVNVDLELTRAEFEHMTEKLVERCKKPIQTALKDAKLKLSEINDVLLVGGSTRIPAVQELVKEMLGTSPNKTVNPDEVVASGAAIQGAVLAGDIDDILLVDVTPLTLSIETAGGIATPMISKNTAIPANKSQIFTTYSDNQTDVTIKIVQGERPLAIQNKSLGQFNLSGIRPARSGEPQIEVTFSIDANGIVKVSAKDKDTGKEQSITIKNSSKLTEEEIKKMIEEAEKNREADAEKAQHIEIINRATAVVVKLKKLLDEHAETFNEEQVTELETKIKEIEEWIQAKEIDKLRDMLIEIDDYISQINATVSGGENPDAPADEFVDVDEETVEEEF
- a CDS encoding transglutaminase domain-containing protein, with translation MKLNIFKKMGFITPLVGSILILVSCNNNSAKEKLDPDVKENNGFIFEKVENESKTKPIFTENNNKFQVDSHGIYRSKNPKSISLQSKFTKRFHDIFGNSDNLLSITPKELSGEKASLWNEGINLFKKLEDIFSQNILIYYDYKDFEYFKKSLEEFLNAQEKTPSIASGESTHFRSLYKDFFENPTQQKIQKWINACSPSGIKYLKTVVYKQINEFIDYQLRNRDLVFDISKGYKPNLENLLFIEEGKTEEIKKVRRELVETGFSAAKFQPGDFYVENLIKIARKKYPSNQLEYGTGENSYYDAVITKIWYDYAGSWGAFSGVGASYEHGEWNEIVLDKNYNLLSVPFPNRFSSVEYKEIKLWLLDVIPQIISNDFSDEQKIRAIHNFICHRIKYAINEFNADPRGINWRIRNPYAIVDGQDYKGVCETYSRTFNLFTTFINMKSNYVIGNAFHAGGNVEPHAWSNVWLENKQKWVYLDLTWDDNNKGKDMDKYGNKEIIPFNYEFYLQDWRPFITDRFSGRLQRDIWPLLRQQEYMTKASREQFHYPLPNRYEVGHRF